The following are from one region of the Rosistilla carotiformis genome:
- a CDS encoding ABC transporter permease, which translates to MQATLRTLMLMLFATAIAILIGWTYGYVSERILRRGRSLWRWVPVLSISLPLFIHAAAWEATLGKFGWLALSGVAARGSFFAGLVASAWIHGVTGAAWVALIVGLFLRRGPLPGEEAAQLETGAVRAALQVTLPGTFLMTLSGGLWVALIAATEISVVDLYGFRTLADEVYFQYALSPNPAPILLATMLPVGICTGIAMVSALGRRRIKRTIGGTPARVRASLSAGGGAGQVAAHASLTLLATLMILLPLASLAIKAGWTVTAIDGELQAGWSAAQATESIVQATWMFRTEYYWTAMLAATVIVMTLPLATLLAWLGRYRLRSVAIGCLFLMFIPGPVISVGILWLFANTGIGWLGDLYDRTLIPAGLAVLHRSVPLSCMILMGSFYASDRRVDEAARVDGAGWWQRLRSIELPRIVGPLAICSFVSAVLALGEISATELVLPPGVSTVARRVFGLLHSGVRYQESGLCLISSTIVITTMIVFRAVYSAMARR; encoded by the coding sequence TTGCAAGCCACTCTTCGCACGCTGATGCTGATGCTGTTTGCGACAGCCATCGCAATCCTGATCGGTTGGACTTATGGCTACGTAAGCGAACGGATTCTCCGCCGCGGGCGATCGCTTTGGCGTTGGGTTCCGGTGCTTTCGATCTCGCTGCCTCTGTTCATTCACGCGGCGGCATGGGAGGCGACGCTGGGCAAGTTTGGCTGGCTGGCGCTGTCGGGCGTCGCAGCACGCGGCAGCTTTTTCGCTGGCCTGGTCGCGTCTGCGTGGATCCATGGGGTCACCGGAGCGGCCTGGGTCGCGTTGATCGTCGGTCTCTTTTTGCGGCGCGGACCGCTGCCCGGTGAGGAAGCGGCTCAACTGGAGACCGGAGCGGTGCGGGCGGCTCTGCAAGTCACGTTACCAGGAACGTTCCTGATGACATTGTCCGGTGGGTTATGGGTTGCCTTGATTGCGGCGACAGAAATCTCCGTTGTCGACCTGTATGGCTTCCGAACGCTCGCCGACGAAGTCTACTTCCAGTACGCCCTCTCTCCGAACCCAGCTCCGATCCTGCTGGCGACGATGCTACCCGTCGGTATCTGCACCGGCATCGCGATGGTCTCCGCTCTAGGCCGTCGACGAATCAAACGCACGATCGGCGGAACGCCTGCCCGCGTCCGAGCCTCGCTTTCGGCGGGCGGCGGGGCAGGGCAAGTGGCCGCACACGCAAGCCTGACGCTCCTGGCAACGTTGATGATTCTATTGCCATTGGCTAGCCTGGCGATCAAGGCCGGTTGGACGGTGACGGCAATCGATGGTGAGCTGCAGGCGGGATGGTCGGCGGCGCAAGCGACGGAGTCCATCGTTCAGGCGACTTGGATGTTTCGGACCGAGTATTATTGGACCGCGATGTTGGCCGCGACCGTGATCGTGATGACGCTGCCCCTCGCCACACTGCTGGCGTGGTTGGGTCGCTACCGATTGCGTAGCGTCGCGATCGGTTGCCTGTTCCTGATGTTCATTCCGGGACCGGTGATCAGCGTCGGGATCCTGTGGCTGTTTGCCAACACTGGCATCGGATGGCTTGGCGACCTGTACGACCGCACACTGATTCCGGCAGGATTGGCGGTATTGCACCGATCCGTCCCCCTGTCCTGCATGATCCTCATGGGCAGCTTTTATGCTTCGGACCGCCGCGTCGACGAGGCGGCAAGAGTCGATGGGGCCGGCTGGTGGCAGCGGTTGCGATCGATCGAGCTGCCTCGAATCGTCGGTCCCTTGGCGATCTGCAGCTTCGTTTCCGCAGTGTTAGCACTGGGGGAGATTTCGGCAACCGAATTGGTGCTTCCACCGGGAGTGTCCACAGTCGCCAGGCGTGTTTTCGGGTTGCTGCACAGCGGTGTTCGCTACCAAGAATCGGGACTATGCCTGATCTCCAGCACAATCGTCATCACCACGATGATCGTTTTTCGTGCCGTGTATTCTGCGATGGCGCGCCGTTAA
- a CDS encoding DUF1570 domain-containing protein: MLRNRNLIAWTFAVAFWILLSTVLTCGNVVASEHVQFVQDGKQYEVCGETLVVAKDGGRLFQANDGQIWMIQSDEIKDHKQDSTAVEIASPEAAVAQLLETLGDDFRVLQTAHYIVVSNANAPFVEYCAGLFEKLHKGFYAFWKNNGWDLPKPQFPLVALVFSDKASFQRYARPEAGPGAETIIGYYNLKTNRITTYDIGEGAGVRAGGFLVDRNIATIVHEATHQLAYNCGLQKRYADNPFWVSEGMAVFFESPDLKRGDGWREIGRINEVNRLRFAQYLPNRPANSLITLLQDDTRLTNTATAASAYAEAWALTYFLVKTKPKQYVAYLKQLSEGDYLDSLGPRERVQMFRDTFGDLETLDRQFIAYMRRFVLRR; the protein is encoded by the coding sequence ATGCTTCGCAACCGAAACTTGATCGCTTGGACCTTCGCTGTCGCCTTCTGGATACTGCTATCCACTGTGCTGACGTGTGGAAATGTTGTGGCGTCGGAACACGTTCAATTCGTCCAGGACGGGAAACAGTACGAGGTTTGTGGCGAAACGCTGGTCGTCGCCAAAGATGGTGGGCGGTTGTTCCAAGCCAATGACGGGCAGATCTGGATGATTCAGTCCGACGAGATCAAGGATCACAAACAAGATTCGACAGCTGTCGAAATCGCCAGCCCCGAAGCGGCGGTCGCCCAATTACTCGAAACGCTGGGAGATGATTTCCGTGTCCTTCAAACGGCACACTATATCGTCGTCTCCAACGCCAACGCTCCGTTTGTCGAATACTGTGCCGGGCTGTTTGAGAAGCTGCACAAGGGCTTTTATGCGTTCTGGAAGAACAACGGATGGGATCTGCCCAAACCACAATTTCCGTTGGTCGCGTTGGTTTTTAGCGACAAAGCAAGTTTCCAACGCTACGCCCGTCCCGAAGCGGGTCCAGGCGCCGAAACGATCATCGGATACTACAACCTGAAGACCAATCGGATCACAACGTACGACATCGGCGAAGGCGCAGGGGTGCGAGCCGGCGGATTCCTCGTCGACCGGAATATCGCCACCATCGTTCACGAAGCCACTCACCAACTGGCCTACAATTGCGGCTTGCAGAAACGGTATGCCGACAATCCCTTTTGGGTCAGCGAAGGGATGGCCGTCTTTTTTGAATCGCCCGACCTGAAGCGTGGCGATGGCTGGCGTGAGATCGGCCGAATCAACGAAGTCAACCGATTGCGTTTCGCCCAATATCTGCCCAATCGGCCGGCGAACTCTCTGATCACGCTGCTGCAAGACGATACTCGGCTAACGAACACGGCAACGGCGGCGTCTGCGTATGCCGAAGCTTGGGCGTTGACCTATTTCCTGGTCAAAACAAAGCCGAAGCAGTACGTTGCTTATCTGAAACAGCTCAGCGAAGGCGACTACCTCGATTCGCTGGGCCCACGTGAACGAGTGCAGATGTTCCGCGATACGTTCGGCGATCTCGAAACACTCGACCGCCAATTCATCGCCTACATGCGGCGGTTTGTGCTTCGCCGCTGA
- a CDS encoding MFS transporter — translation MKSNLIKRGFLSLLAAQFLGAMNDNVLKMLLTFMVIDGAWAGMLGDGGQGIVGICFTIPFILLSGYGGQIADRYSKREVTLWVKIAEVPIALIAMVGFYLGNLWITLLALVALTCQSSFFGPAKYGMIPELVDDTDLSRANGTINMMTNVAVIVGTLLGGVVADRYSPQDASLTPIQWLPGAALLAIAIVGLISAIFMPRLEPGDRSMKFDWNPFSTYLGSIQEMAQSRFLMVMLAWGYFYLLAGLALLILPEYTVVLGIDRTEASVLLGVMGVAIGVGCAVAGLISGHQINPKLVPVGAAGLVFFFLLLAFVTPTLPDMGPMVRVALSNTAGFVFGAGFFAGFYIIPLQSLLQKLSPDNERGRFLGTANALSFTFLTIASLMYWAIRPLFGDQPQRIFAVCAAMMAAGAAFFLWRLRGTGILIGSKPTDVESPTAAEAVE, via the coding sequence TTGAAGAGCAACCTGATTAAACGCGGCTTCTTGAGCCTACTGGCGGCCCAATTTTTAGGTGCCATGAACGACAACGTCTTGAAGATGTTGTTGACGTTTATGGTCATCGACGGCGCCTGGGCGGGAATGCTCGGCGATGGCGGCCAGGGAATTGTCGGCATCTGCTTTACGATTCCCTTCATCCTTCTGTCGGGATACGGCGGCCAAATCGCCGATCGCTATTCGAAGCGTGAAGTCACGCTGTGGGTCAAGATCGCCGAGGTCCCGATCGCGCTGATCGCGATGGTCGGCTTCTATCTGGGCAACCTTTGGATCACGCTGCTGGCGTTGGTCGCGCTGACCTGCCAGAGTTCCTTTTTTGGGCCCGCCAAATATGGCATGATCCCCGAACTGGTCGACGATACCGACCTCAGCCGCGCCAACGGCACGATCAACATGATGACCAACGTCGCCGTGATCGTCGGTACGCTGCTGGGCGGCGTTGTGGCCGATCGCTACAGCCCACAAGATGCCTCACTGACGCCGATCCAGTGGCTGCCCGGAGCGGCTCTGCTGGCGATCGCGATCGTGGGGCTGATCTCTGCGATCTTCATGCCACGACTGGAACCGGGGGACCGATCGATGAAGTTCGACTGGAACCCTTTCTCCACCTACCTCGGTTCGATCCAAGAGATGGCGCAGTCGCGTTTCCTGATGGTGATGTTGGCCTGGGGCTACTTCTATCTGCTGGCCGGACTGGCGCTGTTGATCCTGCCCGAATACACGGTGGTGCTGGGGATCGATCGGACCGAAGCGAGCGTTCTGCTGGGCGTGATGGGAGTGGCAATCGGCGTCGGATGCGCTGTTGCCGGATTGATCTCCGGCCACCAGATCAATCCAAAACTGGTCCCGGTCGGCGCCGCCGGCCTGGTCTTCTTCTTCCTGCTGCTGGCCTTCGTGACGCCAACGCTTCCCGACATGGGACCGATGGTCCGCGTCGCGCTCAGCAACACCGCGGGCTTTGTTTTTGGAGCCGGCTTCTTTGCCGGTTTCTACATCATCCCGCTGCAGTCACTGTTGCAGAAACTCAGCCCCGACAATGAGCGTGGTCGCTTCCTGGGAACCGCCAACGCCCTGTCGTTCACTTTCCTGACCATTGCGTCGTTGATGTATTGGGCGATCCGGCCGCTGTTCGGCGACCAGCCGCAACGAATCTTTGCTGTCTGCGCTGCGATGATGGCTGCCGGGGCCGCCTTCTTCCTGTGGCGTCTGCGCGGCACCGGGATCCTGATCGGCAGCAAACCGACCGACGTCGAATCGCCCACCGCAGCGGAGGCTGTCGAATAA
- a CDS encoding Gfo/Idh/MocA family protein — translation MKTNNSRRTFLKATTVASAGYWVAGGIAPKESLAANEEIRFACIGVGGKGSSDSADAGKAGKVVAICDIDEERLNKAGERFTDASKYFDFRKMLDENNKNIDAVTVSTPDHCHGVATAAALALGKHCYTQKPLTRTIWESRRLGELAAENKCQTQMGNQGTANSGVREAAAMIKAGVVGDVKEVHVWTNRPVWPQGIGQPAAEEVPSFIHWDEWIGPAEKRPYSSAYHPFKWRGFWDFGTGALGDMACHTLNMPYMGCDLQNPTSVQATTSGHNKVTYPSWSQIVFEFPANDWRGATQLYWYDGGKLPAQSLFAGSESFAKKGLSSSGCLVVGSKGSLYSPNDYGATFELLGGAEKKDVDYDRSPGHFRELAMAIKTGKEAKSNFPNYAGPLTETILLGNLAVFAADEGEKQGEKISWNAKDMKVLGTDKYDWMVKPDLKNGYTM, via the coding sequence ATGAAAACAAATAATTCACGTCGAACTTTCCTGAAAGCCACCACCGTCGCCAGCGCAGGCTACTGGGTTGCTGGAGGCATCGCCCCCAAGGAGAGCTTGGCTGCGAACGAAGAGATCCGGTTTGCGTGCATCGGTGTCGGCGGCAAGGGATCGAGCGATTCGGCCGACGCGGGCAAGGCGGGCAAAGTCGTGGCGATCTGCGACATCGACGAAGAGCGATTGAACAAAGCGGGCGAACGCTTCACCGACGCTTCGAAGTATTTCGACTTCCGCAAGATGCTCGATGAAAACAACAAGAACATCGACGCAGTGACCGTCAGCACGCCCGACCACTGCCACGGCGTAGCGACTGCGGCTGCATTGGCACTGGGCAAACACTGCTACACGCAAAAGCCATTGACTCGCACGATCTGGGAATCGCGTCGTCTGGGCGAACTGGCTGCAGAAAACAAATGCCAGACTCAGATGGGCAACCAAGGAACCGCCAACAGCGGCGTTCGCGAAGCGGCTGCGATGATTAAAGCCGGTGTCGTCGGCGACGTAAAAGAGGTGCATGTTTGGACCAACCGCCCGGTTTGGCCACAAGGCATCGGTCAACCCGCAGCGGAAGAAGTGCCAAGCTTCATCCACTGGGATGAATGGATTGGCCCCGCTGAAAAGCGTCCTTACAGCAGCGCTTACCATCCATTTAAGTGGCGTGGTTTCTGGGACTTCGGTACCGGAGCGTTGGGCGACATGGCTTGCCATACGTTGAACATGCCGTACATGGGATGCGATCTGCAAAACCCGACCAGCGTGCAAGCGACGACCAGCGGCCACAACAAGGTCACCTACCCGTCCTGGTCGCAGATCGTGTTTGAATTCCCCGCCAACGATTGGCGTGGTGCAACGCAACTGTACTGGTATGACGGCGGCAAACTGCCCGCGCAATCGCTGTTCGCCGGTTCGGAATCGTTCGCGAAGAAGGGCTTGTCCAGCAGCGGCTGCTTGGTCGTTGGATCCAAGGGCAGCCTGTATTCGCCAAACGATTACGGTGCCACGTTCGAATTGCTCGGCGGAGCGGAGAAGAAGGACGTCGATTACGATCGATCGCCAGGCCACTTCCGCGAATTGGCGATGGCGATCAAGACGGGTAAAGAAGCGAAGAGCAACTTCCCGAACTACGCCGGTCCTTTGACCGAAACGATCCTGCTCGGAAACCTGGCTGTCTTCGCGGCGGACGAAGGCGAAAAGCAAGGCGAGAAGATCAGCTGGAACGCCAAGGACATGAAGGTTCTGGGGACAGACAAGTACGATTGGATGGTCAAGCCCGACCTTAAGAACGGCTACACGATGTAG
- a CDS encoding acyl-CoA desaturase gives MATVVDDAFDLAEQTGIDASEVAKSKKQKAPNLAREERTIVNTYSIIWLVAAHIGAIFAIWTFSWPALIATVALHWITGGLGICLGYHRYLTHTGFQSHRWVKYMFAVIGSLAGEGSPLDWVADHRKHHAESDQPGDPHSPNDGAWWSHMFWLVYSTHNGDREAYFKRWIPDLASDPGMRLIEKLFLPLNFAMGGALAIGGYLYGGTEMAISMVVWGMFLRLVFVLHSTWLVNSASHMWGYRNYETTDKSRNNWWVALVTYGEGWHNNHHAYPRMAKHGHKWWEIDLTYMAIKAMQKVGLIWKVVDYRNVAEKNAKLGQ, from the coding sequence ATGGCCACCGTAGTCGACGACGCCTTTGACCTAGCCGAACAGACTGGCATCGATGCCAGCGAAGTCGCAAAAAGCAAGAAGCAGAAGGCCCCCAACCTGGCGCGTGAAGAGCGGACGATCGTCAATACGTATTCGATCATCTGGCTGGTCGCGGCTCATATCGGTGCGATCTTTGCCATCTGGACCTTCTCATGGCCCGCGTTGATCGCAACGGTCGCCCTCCACTGGATCACCGGCGGCCTAGGAATCTGCCTAGGCTACCACCGCTACCTGACCCACACAGGCTTCCAATCGCACCGCTGGGTCAAATACATGTTTGCCGTGATCGGCAGCTTGGCCGGCGAAGGTTCGCCTCTGGACTGGGTCGCCGACCATCGCAAGCATCACGCCGAGAGCGATCAGCCCGGCGATCCCCACTCGCCCAACGATGGGGCTTGGTGGAGTCACATGTTCTGGCTGGTCTACAGCACTCACAATGGCGACCGCGAAGCTTACTTCAAACGGTGGATTCCCGATCTCGCATCGGACCCCGGCATGCGGTTGATCGAAAAACTGTTCCTGCCACTGAACTTTGCCATGGGCGGAGCTTTGGCCATCGGCGGCTACCTTTACGGCGGCACCGAAATGGCGATCTCGATGGTCGTTTGGGGCATGTTCTTACGCCTGGTCTTCGTCTTGCATTCGACATGGTTGGTCAACTCGGCGAGCCACATGTGGGGCTACCGCAACTACGAAACAACCGACAAGAGTCGCAACAACTGGTGGGTCGCATTGGTCACCTATGGCGAAGGCTGGCACAACAACCACCACGCCTATCCGCGGATGGCCAAGCACGGTCACAAGTGGTGGGAGATCGACCTGACCTACATGGCGATCAAAGCGATGCAAAAAGTCGGCCTGATTTGGAAGGTCGTCGACTACCGTAACGTCGCCGAAAAGAATGCGAAGTTAGGACAGTAG